From a region of the bacterium genome:
- a CDS encoding FHA domain-containing protein, which produces MAKLIVMFKDQTLREVHVGNETIKIGRDSSNHIHLENPAVSRFHAEIYRQGFPFFVEDKKSTNGVHVNDVLINWKSGIKDGDRITIGKHTLVFREESTDHPDLHQVSLTDIDGTIALDGGKLRKKR; this is translated from the coding sequence ATGGCCAAACTTATCGTCATGTTCAAGGATCAGACCCTGCGGGAAGTTCATGTGGGCAACGAGACCATCAAGATCGGACGGGATTCATCGAATCACATCCATCTGGAAAACCCGGCTGTATCCCGGTTCCACGCAGAGATCTACCGACAGGGCTTCCCCTTCTTTGTGGAGGACAAAAAAAGCACCAACGGGGTTCATGTCAACGATGTGCTTATTAACTGGAAAAGCGGCATCAAGGACGGCGACAGGATAACCATCGGGAAACACACGCTGGTATTCAGGGAGGAGTCGACGGATCATCCCGACTTACACCAGGTGAGCCTTACCGATATCGATGGCACTATCGCTCTGGACGGAGGCAAGTTGAGGAAGAAACGGTAA
- a CDS encoding prolipoprotein diacylglyceryl transferase, whose protein sequence is MIPNLSIPSIKIFGPLQIHPFGAIVALALIVGYHLTLRRAQKTGLGTEIMGTAGIWAAVIGFAISHFFWAFFYNYHLVKENPLMLLMIWRGISSYGGFFGGALGAWICLRRKKTAPYPYLEALLYGLVPAWAIARLGCTIAFDHPGRVTNFVLGMADMKGVVRHNLGFYEMLWTVILTIILYGLRNYKPFRGFPIALIFLLYSSVRFYLDSLRVEDRLYWGLTPGQYFSMIVFGIGVWIAWKGMRGRSRTQHAERSEK, encoded by the coding sequence ATGATCCCCAACCTCTCCATACCTTCCATAAAGATCTTCGGCCCGTTGCAGATCCATCCCTTCGGGGCTATCGTGGCCCTGGCACTGATAGTTGGCTATCATCTCACCCTGCGGCGGGCCCAAAAAACCGGGCTAGGTACCGAGATCATGGGCACCGCGGGCATCTGGGCGGCTGTTATCGGGTTCGCCATATCACACTTTTTCTGGGCATTTTTTTACAACTACCATCTTGTCAAAGAAAACCCCCTCATGCTGCTCATGATCTGGAGAGGTATCTCCTCGTACGGCGGTTTTTTCGGAGGTGCGCTGGGTGCATGGATCTGCCTCAGGAGAAAAAAAACTGCTCCATACCCCTATCTCGAAGCCCTCCTTTACGGCCTGGTCCCTGCCTGGGCCATCGCCAGGCTCGGCTGCACTATCGCCTTTGACCACCCCGGCCGCGTTACAAACTTTGTCCTGGGCATGGCGGACATGAAGGGGGTCGTACGGCACAACCTTGGTTTTTATGAAATGCTATGGACGGTCATTCTAACAATAATATTATACGGCCTGAGGAACTATAAACCTTTTCGGGGGTTCCCCATCGCGCTGATTTTCCTCCTCTACTCATCAGTAAGGTTCTACCTTGACAGTCTTCGGGTAGAGGACCGCCTGTATTGGGGACTTACGCCAGGACAGTACTTTTCGATGATCGTGTTCGGGATCGGGGTGTGGATCGCATGGAAAGGGATGAGGGGAAGATCCAGGACGCAGCACGCAGAACGCAGTGAAAAATAG
- a CDS encoding Na+/H+ antiporter — MDHLLISSEIQFLTLLTVAAAIAVAVKYIRLPYTIALVFGGLLVSLAAVKPYRLTEELILFIFLPPLLFEGAIHFELTDLKRNMKTIGALAFPGLMVSGFLAGYLIQRMTGLPMTVALLVGVMITPTDPISVLALFKKLGVSKRLSMIVEGESVFNDGTGIVLYSVIIGIVTSGSLNVTASVFLFLKVVVGGLLTGVVFGYLAFLLLKRLDDHVLEVLITLLLAFGAFIVAEHTLHVSGVMAVVAAGVLIGNQGARLAMSPTTRLAIKNFWEIAAFIINSLIFLMIGTQIHVFELWSIWPFILGGFAIVTIARAAACYPTLLLLNLSGERLPMRWLHVINWGGIHGSIPVALALGLPEMPERTFIINLVFGIVFLSLTVQGLTVSPLVRALGLGGRMVEEEQYERAVARSVAIRRALDEMKNKLTSGRVTKMIFDRVAGELEEELRIIQFRIEELGAHPDVQRSWENRTRQATLTLQKSTLYEMMIQGDLSHEAADELMRGIDDRLEKLESEEEIG, encoded by the coding sequence ATGGACCACTTATTAATCTCCTCCGAGATCCAGTTCCTCACCCTGCTTACCGTAGCGGCCGCCATCGCTGTGGCCGTCAAGTACATTCGGCTCCCCTACACCATCGCCCTGGTGTTCGGCGGCCTCCTCGTCAGCCTGGCAGCAGTAAAGCCCTATCGCCTCACCGAGGAGCTTATCCTCTTCATTTTTCTTCCACCCCTCCTTTTTGAAGGGGCGATCCACTTTGAACTGACTGACCTGAAACGCAACATGAAGACCATCGGGGCTCTTGCCTTCCCCGGACTCATGGTCTCCGGGTTCCTGGCGGGCTACCTTATTCAGCGCATGACAGGGCTTCCCATGACGGTGGCCCTACTGGTGGGGGTTATGATCACCCCGACCGACCCCATATCGGTCCTGGCCCTTTTTAAAAAGCTGGGTGTTTCCAAGCGCCTGTCCATGATCGTGGAAGGTGAGTCGGTTTTCAACGACGGCACCGGCATTGTCCTTTACAGCGTTATCATCGGCATTGTCACCTCCGGATCTCTAAACGTCACCGCATCCGTCTTTCTCTTCCTGAAGGTTGTGGTAGGTGGACTCCTTACCGGAGTGGTTTTCGGTTACCTGGCGTTTCTCCTCCTCAAACGCCTCGACGATCATGTCCTGGAGGTGCTCATCACACTGCTCCTGGCCTTTGGAGCGTTTATCGTAGCGGAACACACTCTCCACGTTTCCGGTGTCATGGCAGTGGTCGCGGCCGGAGTCCTCATAGGCAACCAGGGGGCAAGGCTTGCCATGAGCCCCACCACGCGACTCGCGATCAAGAATTTCTGGGAGATCGCGGCTTTCATCATCAACTCCCTCATATTCCTGATGATAGGTACCCAGATCCACGTATTCGAGCTCTGGTCGATCTGGCCTTTCATTTTGGGTGGTTTTGCCATTGTCACAATTGCCAGAGCCGCAGCCTGCTATCCTACCCTTCTCCTTCTCAACCTTTCGGGAGAACGGCTGCCAATGAGGTGGCTGCACGTGATCAATTGGGGCGGCATCCACGGATCGATCCCTGTTGCCCTGGCTCTCGGCCTGCCGGAAATGCCTGAAAGAACCTTCATAATCAATCTGGTTTTCGGCATCGTGTTCCTGTCCCTGACTGTCCAGGGCCTTACGGTATCACCCCTGGTCAGAGCGTTGGGACTTGGAGGACGGATGGTGGAAGAAGAACAGTATGAGCGTGCTGTAGCACGGTCGGTAGCGATCAGGCGAGCACTGGATGAAATGAAGAACAAGCTCACCTCCGGGAGAGTGACTAAAATGATCTTCGACCGTGTGGCCGGTGAACTGGAGGAGGAGTTGAGGATTATCCAGTTTCGGATCGAGGAGTTGGGGGCACACCCGGATGTACAGCGCTCCTGGGAAAACAGGACGCGACAGGCGACCCTCACCCTTCAAAAGAGCACCCTCTACGAAATGATGATCCAGGGCGACCTCTCTCACGAAGCGGCTGATGAACTTATGAGGGGGATTGACGACCGCCTTGAAAAGCTGGAGAGCGAGGAAGAAATAGGATAA
- a CDS encoding hotdog domain-containing protein: MNRLEPGATGQFTVTVGEKHLASSMGNTGVDVLATPMVAMMFEAAATDALKTVMRPDEISVGTWISVYHLKPTPPGMSITARVTLIESRGVKYLFDVEVHDEVEKVAEGKIERAIIDKDRFYRSLREKERGTRNK; this comes from the coding sequence ATGAATCGTCTGGAACCAGGAGCAACAGGACAATTCACTGTTACTGTGGGGGAAAAACACCTTGCAAGCTCCATGGGGAACACCGGTGTCGATGTGCTGGCTACACCCATGGTGGCAATGATGTTCGAAGCCGCAGCCACCGATGCACTGAAAACAGTCATGAGACCCGATGAGATCTCCGTAGGCACCTGGATCTCCGTCTACCATCTGAAACCCACACCACCAGGCATGTCTATTACAGCCAGGGTTACCTTGATAGAATCCAGGGGTGTAAAATATCTGTTCGATGTCGAGGTACACGACGAAGTGGAAAAGGTGGCGGAGGGGAAGATAGAGCGGGCGATAATTGATAAAGACAGATTTTATCGCTCGCTCAGGGAAAAGGAAAGAGGTACAAGGAATAAGTAG
- a CDS encoding citrate (Si)-synthase → MASLKEKFGGSLPAIRDDIRNLVKSHGDVVLSEATVAQAYGGMRGIKSMICDTSEVSPDKGLIIRGIPLLEITDKLPEEIFWLLVTGELPNADELKGLQADLTARAGVPAYVWDVMRAMPKDAHPMAMISVGILAMQNLSEYAKAYAAGVKKTEYWESTMEDVLNLIAKLPELAAGIYRIRFHDGKLIPHDPKDDWGGNMAKMLGLPDPEGKLADLMRLYLTLHSDHESGNVSAHACHTIGSALSDFYYSLSGGLNGLAGPLHGLANQECLSFVLEMIEKYGGAPTDEQLTEYCWDTLNSGKVIPGYGHAVLRVTDPRFTAQVAWGKERIPEDPVFKTVAKMFDLVPGILKEQGKAKNPWPNVDAASGSLVYHFGIKEFPFYTVLFSVSRALGVGAQLIYNRALGAPIERPKSVTTQFVKGFVK, encoded by the coding sequence ATGGCTAGCTTAAAGGAAAAATTCGGGGGAAGTCTCCCAGCTATCAGGGATGACATCCGAAACCTTGTGAAGAGCCACGGTGACGTTGTTCTTTCCGAAGCTACGGTCGCTCAGGCCTACGGTGGGATGAGGGGTATCAAGAGTATGATATGCGATACCTCGGAAGTCAGTCCCGATAAGGGTCTCATTATCCGCGGCATCCCCCTCCTTGAGATAACCGACAAGCTTCCCGAGGAGATATTCTGGCTTCTGGTGACAGGAGAACTGCCCAATGCAGATGAACTCAAGGGCCTGCAGGCAGACCTTACCGCGAGAGCGGGTGTTCCCGCGTATGTCTGGGATGTGATGAGGGCCATGCCCAAGGATGCCCACCCCATGGCCATGATCAGTGTGGGTATCCTGGCGATGCAGAACCTGTCCGAGTATGCCAAGGCTTACGCGGCGGGGGTTAAAAAGACGGAGTACTGGGAATCCACCATGGAGGATGTCCTTAACCTGATCGCCAAACTCCCGGAGCTGGCGGCCGGTATCTACAGGATCAGGTTCCACGATGGCAAATTGATCCCCCACGACCCCAAGGATGACTGGGGAGGCAACATGGCCAAAATGCTTGGCCTGCCCGATCCGGAAGGCAAGCTGGCTGATCTCATGAGGCTCTACCTGACTCTGCACTCTGACCACGAGAGCGGCAACGTCAGCGCCCATGCGTGTCACACCATCGGTTCCGCACTTTCTGATTTTTACTATTCTCTTTCCGGCGGCCTGAACGGATTGGCCGGACCGCTCCACGGTCTGGCTAACCAGGAGTGTCTGTCCTTTGTTCTCGAGATGATCGAGAAGTACGGTGGAGCCCCCACCGACGAACAGCTCACCGAGTACTGCTGGGACACCCTTAACAGCGGCAAGGTCATCCCCGGTTACGGGCATGCCGTTCTCAGGGTAACCGATCCCCGTTTCACTGCTCAGGTTGCGTGGGGCAAGGAGAGAATACCGGAGGATCCAGTGTTCAAAACGGTGGCCAAAATGTTCGACCTGGTGCCCGGGATCCTCAAGGAACAGGGAAAAGCAAAGAACCCCTGGCCCAACGTCGATGCGGCCTCCGGTTCCCTGGTCTATCATTTCGGTATCAAGGAGTTCCCCTTCTATACGGTCCTGTTCAGCGTTTCCCGCGCCCTCGGCGTCGGGGCCCAGCTGATCTACAACAGGGCTCTGGGTGCACCCATTGAGAGGCCCAAGTCAGTGACGACCCAGTTCGTCAAGGGTTTTGTGAAATAG
- a CDS encoding thiamine biosynthesis protein, producing MTSTSTSTSTGTHALGLLSGGLDSMLAAELLRRQGIKVTAIIFQTPFFGSTKGVAAATQLDIPYRIEDITVDHLVMVKSPHYGYGKNMNPCIDCHAMMFAKAGELMEELGAHFLFSGEVLGQRPMSQNLKALKLVEEASGYQGLILRPLSAKLLLETDPERDGLVDRKQMLDIQGRSRKRQMQMAQDWGLSEYPAPGGGCLLTDPGFSVRLDELFDTNPSADPIDVEKLKLGRHFRLPGGSKAVVGRHHKDNEDLKPLIRAGDIQLKQSDAPGPLTILDPNASEQDILAAAALTARYTKAGTSGDKVSILVIRSEVDEAVMEVQPMSLMDVEEYRVG from the coding sequence ATGACTTCTACTTCTACTTCTACTTCTACTGGCACCCACGCCCTTGGTCTCCTCTCTGGCGGTCTCGACAGCATGCTGGCGGCAGAGCTGCTTCGCAGGCAGGGGATCAAGGTCACGGCGATCATTTTCCAGACCCCCTTCTTCGGGAGCACCAAAGGGGTTGCCGCGGCCACCCAGCTCGATATCCCCTACAGGATCGAGGATATAACGGTGGACCATCTGGTCATGGTCAAGTCTCCGCATTACGGTTACGGCAAGAATATGAACCCGTGTATCGATTGCCACGCCATGATGTTTGCAAAAGCGGGAGAGCTCATGGAGGAGCTTGGGGCTCACTTTCTTTTCTCGGGTGAGGTTCTGGGGCAGCGGCCAATGTCCCAGAACCTCAAGGCTCTGAAGCTGGTGGAAGAGGCTTCAGGCTACCAGGGCCTTATTCTGCGTCCGTTATCAGCAAAGCTCCTGCTTGAAACCGACCCCGAAAGGGATGGGCTGGTGGACAGAAAGCAGATGCTGGATATTCAGGGCCGCTCGCGGAAAAGACAGATGCAAATGGCTCAGGACTGGGGACTTTCAGAGTACCCTGCTCCGGGGGGAGGCTGCCTTCTCACCGACCCCGGGTTCTCGGTGCGCCTTGATGAACTGTTCGATACAAACCCTTCAGCAGACCCAATTGATGTGGAGAAGCTGAAACTGGGACGCCATTTTCGCCTTCCAGGAGGTAGTAAGGCTGTGGTGGGCAGGCATCACAAGGACAATGAGGACCTTAAACCGTTGATCCGTGCAGGGGACATTCAGCTGAAGCAAAGCGACGCTCCAGGCCCACTCACCATCCTTGATCCCAATGCCTCCGAACAGGATATTCTGGCAGCCGCTGCCCTGACGGCGCGCTACACGAAAGCCGGTACTTCCGGAGACAAGGTGTCTATTCTGGTGATAAGATCTGAAGTAGATGAAGCTGTTATGGAGGTTCAGCCCATGAGCCTCATGGATGTGGAAGAGTATCGTGTCGGATGA
- a CDS encoding Smr/MutS family protein produces the protein MWKSIVSDEQVWIPVDGVLDLHTFRPNETADVVEEYLRVCLGKKISQVRIIHGKGKGIQRKIVHSLLNRLDFVSSFKGAEETAGGWGATIVTLKVAL, from the coding sequence ATGTGGAAGAGTATCGTGTCGGATGAACAGGTTTGGATACCGGTAGATGGTGTCCTGGATCTTCACACCTTTCGTCCCAATGAGACAGCGGATGTGGTGGAGGAATACCTGCGTGTCTGCCTGGGAAAAAAGATCAGCCAGGTGCGGATCATTCACGGTAAGGGAAAAGGGATTCAGCGGAAGATAGTGCACTCCCTGCTTAACCGGTTGGATTTTGTCTCTTCCTTCAAGGGAGCAGAGGAAACAGCTGGTGGTTGGGGAGCAACTATAGTTACCTTAAAGGTGGCACTTTAA
- a CDS encoding UXX-star (seleno)protein family 1, whose protein sequence is MSKVIIYGKLSUPYTVKAREAFEGEGRTVDYRDVLADPGSLDEMLKVTGGKRQVPVIVDGEKIKVGYGGT, encoded by the coding sequence ATGAGCAAAGTCATCATTTATGGAAAACTCAGCTGACCCTACACCGTGAAGGCCCGTGAGGCCTTTGAGGGAGAGGGACGAACGGTCGACTACAGGGATGTCCTTGCAGATCCAGGTTCACTGGACGAGATGCTAAAGGTCACTGGGGGCAAGCGGCAGGTCCCGGTCATCGTCGACGGCGAAAAGATCAAGGTCGGCTATGGCGGGACGTGA
- a CDS encoding 4Fe-4S dicluster domain-containing protein produces the protein MHLTVIPERCSGCKICELACSVGREGANNPKKSRMRVMVLYPHPVIRMPIVCKQCGVPKCGEGCPTNAIYKENGVVHLDQEKCISCNQCLTSCPFGAMFLHEDIEHPFKCDLCDGGEPLCVQACPKEALKFHPKHILGQAHRLSAAHSYAKMSKVEYMDDGQKKTLKYAKITKGGSDDR, from the coding sequence ATGCATCTAACAGTCATCCCGGAGAGATGCTCCGGGTGCAAGATCTGCGAGCTTGCCTGCAGCGTTGGACGTGAGGGGGCCAACAACCCCAAAAAGAGCCGTATGCGGGTCATGGTGCTGTATCCGCACCCTGTGATCCGCATGCCCATCGTCTGCAAGCAGTGCGGCGTGCCCAAGTGCGGGGAAGGATGTCCCACCAACGCCATTTACAAGGAAAACGGGGTCGTGCACCTTGACCAGGAGAAGTGCATCTCCTGCAACCAGTGCCTGACCAGTTGCCCCTTTGGCGCCATGTTCCTTCACGAGGACATTGAGCATCCTTTCAAATGCGACCTGTGTGACGGCGGCGAACCTCTATGTGTCCAGGCCTGTCCCAAGGAAGCGCTCAAGTTTCACCCCAAGCACATACTGGGTCAGGCCCATCGCCTTTCGGCGGCACACAGCTACGCCAAAATGAGCAAGGTGGAGTACATGGACGACGGCCAGAAGAAGACCCTCAAATACGCGAAGATCACGAAGGGCGGCAGCGATGACCGTTAA
- a CDS encoding aldehyde ferredoxin oxidoreductase family protein codes for MTVKGGYFFKILEVDLTSGTSEVRPFDEDFALQYIGGRGFGARILADHLKGRKKRIDPLGPDNILIIAPGPLTGAYLPASGKNSFITISPATGIYGDSSIGGVFGVELRQAGYDAVVIKGKAPVLSALSIQDDTVKVIPIPHAAGATALEGEHMVREATGDEDMKIACIGPAGENAVVYACVNTDWSRNAGRIGIGAVMGSKNLKAVAVRGSRDLPIFDLPGLMEASAEGYALLKSHEFFKFWQDQGLMSVVDYANKMGILPTRNFQETVYDKADRMNGYMMEDRYKIGDSACFGCSMSCGNVCLVKEGKYRGTVTEGPEYESAAMLGSNLGSSNFAYILKANALCDELGVDTISTGSIIGAVIEGLERGFITSEDIDGIEIEWGDEDSILALINKIAFRDGVGNTLAGGARAIISRWPEMARVINHVKGLEQSAYDARGAISMALGYGTSDIGAHHTRALTVFNELETGNNLEFEDKINFLIYHQTVRPLFDMLGVCRLPWIELGFPEEYYQRFYKAITGQDLSMDELFERSRHIYDLTRAINVSLGISRKDDYPAQRSFEDPVPSGPTAGKVIDRDDYEKILGMYYEKRGWDQDGKPELKL; via the coding sequence ATGACCGTTAAGGGGGGTTATTTTTTTAAGATCCTGGAAGTGGACCTCACGTCAGGGACGAGCGAGGTGCGCCCTTTCGACGAGGACTTTGCCCTCCAATACATCGGCGGACGCGGTTTCGGCGCCAGGATCCTTGCCGACCACCTCAAGGGAAGGAAAAAGAGGATCGATCCCCTGGGGCCGGACAACATCCTTATCATCGCCCCCGGTCCCCTCACCGGCGCTTACCTCCCGGCTTCGGGCAAGAACTCATTCATTACTATCTCGCCGGCGACGGGTATCTACGGTGATTCCAGCATCGGCGGGGTCTTCGGTGTGGAACTTCGCCAGGCCGGTTATGACGCTGTGGTGATCAAGGGCAAGGCCCCGGTGCTGTCTGCCCTGAGCATCCAGGACGATACGGTCAAGGTGATCCCCATACCTCATGCCGCAGGGGCTACCGCCCTGGAAGGCGAGCACATGGTCCGGGAAGCCACCGGCGATGAGGACATGAAGATCGCCTGCATTGGGCCGGCCGGAGAGAACGCTGTCGTCTACGCCTGTGTCAACACAGACTGGAGCCGTAACGCGGGCCGGATCGGGATCGGCGCGGTCATGGGGTCCAAGAACCTCAAAGCTGTTGCTGTCAGAGGTTCCAGAGATCTTCCCATTTTCGACCTTCCAGGGTTGATGGAAGCCTCCGCCGAGGGGTACGCTCTGCTTAAGAGTCACGAATTCTTCAAGTTCTGGCAGGACCAGGGTCTCATGTCGGTGGTGGATTACGCCAACAAGATGGGGATCCTGCCCACCAGGAATTTCCAGGAAACGGTCTACGACAAGGCCGACCGGATGAACGGTTACATGATGGAGGACCGTTACAAAATCGGGGATTCGGCCTGTTTCGGGTGTTCCATGTCCTGCGGAAATGTATGTCTCGTCAAGGAAGGCAAGTACCGGGGTACCGTCACCGAGGGCCCGGAGTACGAGTCCGCGGCGATGCTCGGCAGCAACCTTGGTTCCTCCAACTTTGCCTATATCCTCAAGGCCAACGCCCTGTGCGATGAACTGGGAGTGGACACTATTTCCACCGGCTCCATCATCGGTGCTGTCATCGAAGGCCTGGAGAGAGGCTTTATCACCTCTGAAGATATAGATGGTATCGAGATCGAATGGGGGGACGAGGACTCCATCCTGGCACTTATCAACAAGATCGCCTTCAGGGATGGCGTAGGAAATACGCTTGCCGGCGGGGCCAGGGCCATAATCAGCCGCTGGCCTGAAATGGCCCGCGTCATCAATCACGTCAAGGGCCTGGAGCAGTCGGCCTATGACGCCCGCGGAGCCATCTCCATGGCCCTGGGGTACGGAACCTCAGATATTGGAGCTCATCACACCCGAGCCCTTACTGTCTTCAACGAACTGGAGACGGGCAACAACCTGGAGTTCGAGGACAAGATCAACTTCCTGATCTACCACCAGACGGTGAGGCCCCTCTTTGACATGCTGGGAGTGTGCAGGCTTCCATGGATCGAACTCGGGTTCCCGGAGGAGTATTACCAGCGGTTCTACAAGGCCATTACCGGCCAGGATCTGTCTATGGACGAACTGTTTGAAAGATCCAGACACATTTACGATCTTACTCGGGCCATCAATGTAAGCCTGGGCATCAGCCGCAAAGATGACTATCCTGCCCAGCGATCCTTCGAAGATCCGGTACCCTCAGGCCCCACAGCGGGTAAGGTCATCGACCGGGATGATTATGAGAAGATCCTGGGGATGTATTATGAGAAGCGGGGATGGGATCAGGACGGCAAGCCGGAGCTAAAGCTCTAG
- a CDS encoding NYN domain-containing protein: protein MAHDDNGHTLAVFVDFENIILGFKGKKQKKFEITLILERLVEKGKVVVKKAYADWTRYSDYKHALHEAGLELIEIPKRQLTGKNSADIRLVVDALDLSWGKEHIDTFVIVSGDSDFSPLVSKLKENGKRVIGMSLQDSASTLLTENCDEFIYYEELENPVGIPPKMTESIPKQRKEAFQLLVDSIIALVRENKEILWSSMVKETMKRKKPSFSESAVGYRTFSELLDDAQRNGLIRLRQDEKSGSYIVIGFGKEGTK from the coding sequence ATGGCACATGATGATAATGGACATACCCTGGCGGTGTTCGTGGATTTTGAGAACATCATTCTGGGTTTCAAGGGGAAAAAACAAAAAAAGTTCGAGATAACCCTGATCTTAGAACGTCTGGTGGAGAAGGGCAAGGTCGTGGTCAAGAAAGCTTATGCGGACTGGACCCGCTACTCCGATTACAAGCATGCCCTCCACGAGGCGGGTCTGGAACTTATTGAGATCCCCAAACGCCAGTTGACCGGAAAGAATTCGGCCGATATCCGGCTGGTGGTAGATGCCCTCGACCTGTCCTGGGGGAAAGAACACATTGACACCTTTGTCATCGTGTCCGGGGACTCGGATTTCTCCCCGCTGGTTTCGAAGCTCAAGGAGAACGGGAAGAGGGTTATCGGCATGAGCCTTCAGGATTCCGCCTCCACCCTGCTCACCGAAAACTGTGACGAGTTTATCTACTACGAGGAGTTGGAAAACCCTGTAGGTATCCCTCCCAAGATGACCGAATCCATCCCCAAGCAGCGAAAGGAGGCGTTCCAACTCCTGGTGGACTCCATCATCGCGCTGGTCCGGGAGAACAAGGAGATCCTCTGGTCCTCCATGGTCAAGGAGACCATGAAACGAAAGAAACCCTCTTTCTCGGAATCTGCCGTTGGGTACCGTACCTTCAGCGAACTGCTCGATGATGCCCAGCGCAATGGGCTTATCCGCCTTCGCCAGGATGAAAAGAGCGGTTCGTATATCGTGATAGGGTTTGGTAAAGAAGGCACCAAATAG
- a CDS encoding GGDEF domain-containing protein, translating to MKVSYVMSKKVATVPPGANLVTVGHMMSDKKISCVIVQDKDKIAGIISERDIVRRLAANGGEVSKVKANQVMSSPVQTLFSDTTLERAVALMTEKGFRRFPIINRKDKLVGIVTQSDVLKTYVREMEIAHEKLKDLAVRDYLTGMYNRRLFMTTLEKEFYRSKRYKTPITLIMLDIDDFKKINDKHGHQYGDRILQTVGEIIHRQTRDADIAARYGGEEFIVLTNGADIEHADRLAERLRSTIAESGVTVSCGVAHYPNEKSRFPDDLIRLSDEALYVAKRSGKNQVVSWDEKIGGK from the coding sequence TTGAAAGTCAGCTACGTCATGTCAAAGAAGGTGGCCACTGTCCCTCCAGGGGCAAATCTTGTCACCGTAGGCCATATGATGAGCGATAAAAAGATCTCCTGCGTTATCGTCCAGGATAAGGACAAGATCGCAGGTATCATCAGCGAGCGGGACATTGTCCGCCGACTTGCCGCCAACGGGGGCGAGGTATCGAAGGTCAAGGCAAACCAGGTCATGTCATCCCCGGTTCAGACCCTTTTCTCCGACACCACCCTGGAAAGGGCGGTAGCCCTCATGACGGAAAAGGGGTTCAGACGGTTCCCGATCATTAACCGCAAAGATAAACTCGTGGGGATAGTGACTCAATCGGACGTCCTGAAGACCTATGTGCGGGAGATGGAGATCGCTCACGAAAAGTTGAAGGACCTTGCTGTAAGGGACTATCTTACCGGGATGTATAACCGCCGCTTATTTATGACCACCCTTGAAAAAGAGTTCTACCGGTCCAAGCGGTACAAGACCCCCATTACCCTCATCATGCTCGACATCGACGACTTTAAGAAGATAAACGACAAACACGGTCATCAGTACGGCGACCGGATACTTCAGACAGTGGGCGAGATTATCCATCGCCAGACAAGAGACGCCGACATCGCGGCGCGCTACGGGGGAGAGGAGTTTATCGTTCTCACCAACGGGGCCGACATAGAACACGCAGATCGTCTCGCCGAAAGACTGCGGTCAACCATCGCTGAATCCGGAGTGACTGTCAGCTGCGGTGTGGCCCACTATCCCAACGAAAAGAGCCGTTTCCCTGACGACCTGATCCGCCTTTCCGACGAGGCCCTGTATGTGGCCAAAAGGAGCGGCAAAAACCAGGTTGTGAGCTGGGACGAGAAAATAGGGGGAAAATAG